A part of Anser cygnoides isolate HZ-2024a breed goose chromosome 15, Taihu_goose_T2T_genome, whole genome shotgun sequence genomic DNA contains:
- the NUBP1 gene encoding cytosolic Fe-S cluster assembly factor NUBP1 isoform X2, with translation MADAAGGPQPEDCPGTGSAQAGRAAACQGCPNQKLCAAGATGPDPAEAAALRERLRCVKHVVLVLSGKGGVGKSTFSAILAHGLAADESKQVALLDIDICGPSIPKMMGLEGEQYVEENLGVMSVGFLLGSPDDAVIWRGPKKNGLIKQFLRDVDWGEIDYLIIDTPPGTSDEHLSIVQYLGASHVDGAVIITTPQELSLQDVRKEINFCHKVKLPIIGVVENMSGFICPKCKNESQIFPPTTGGAEKMCQNLNVSLLGKVPLDPQIGKSCDKGQSFLSEAPESPATSSYRNIIQRIQEYCDQHTQEEKII, from the exons ATGGCGGACGCGGCGGGCGGGCCGCAGCCGGAGG ACTGCCCGGGGACCGGCAGCGCCCaggcgggccgggccgccgcctGCCAGGGATGCCCCAACCAGAAGCTGTGCGCTGCCGGCGCCACCGGCCCGGACCCGG cggaggcggcggcgctgcgggagcGGCTGCGGTGCGTGAAGCACGTGGTGCTGGTGCTGTCCGGCAAGGGCGGCGTGGGCAAGAGCACCTTCAGCGCCATCCTGGCCCACGGGCTGGCGGCGGACGAGAGCAAGCAG GTTGCTCTGCTGGACATAGACATCTGTGGGCCGTCGATCCCGAAGATGATGGGTCTGGAAGGCGAGCAG TATGTTGAAGAAAACTTAGGTGTCATGTCAGTGGGGTTCTTGCTCGGTAGTCCTGATGATGCTGTCATCTGGagaggaccaaaaaaaaatg GGTTGATCAAGCAATTTCTTCGCGATGTGGACTGGGGTGAAATTGACTACCTAATAATAGATACACCTCCAGGAACGTCAGACGAACACTTGTCTATTGTGCAGTATCTCGGTGCATCACATGTAGATGGCGCTGTTATAATCACTACCCCTCAG GAATTATCACTTCAGGATGTTCGGAAGGAGATCAACTTCTGTCATAAAGTGAAACTGCCAATCATAGGTGTTGTGGAAAATATGAGTGGCTTTATATGTCCAAAATGTAAG AATGAATCTCAGATCTTTCCCCCGACTACTGGAGGTGCAGAGAAAATGTGCCAGAACTTAAATGTTTCCCTCCTGGGTAAAGTGCCTCTAGATCCTCAAATAG GAAAAAGTTGTGACAAAGGTCAGTCTTTCTTGTCTGAAGCACCTGAGTCTCCAGCTACATCATCTTACAGGAACATCATTCAGA
- the NUBP1 gene encoding cytosolic Fe-S cluster assembly factor NUBP1 isoform X1, which translates to MADAAGGPQPEDCPGTGSAQAGRAAACQGCPNQKLCAAGATGPDPAEAAALRERLRCVKHVVLVLSGKGGVGKSTFSAILAHGLAADESKQVALLDIDICGPSIPKMMGLEGEQVHQSGSGWSPVYVEENLGVMSVGFLLGSPDDAVIWRGPKKNGLIKQFLRDVDWGEIDYLIIDTPPGTSDEHLSIVQYLGASHVDGAVIITTPQELSLQDVRKEINFCHKVKLPIIGVVENMSGFICPKCKNESQIFPPTTGGAEKMCQNLNVSLLGKVPLDPQIGKSCDKGQSFLSEAPESPATSSYRNIIQRIQEYCDQHTQEEKII; encoded by the exons ATGGCGGACGCGGCGGGCGGGCCGCAGCCGGAGG ACTGCCCGGGGACCGGCAGCGCCCaggcgggccgggccgccgcctGCCAGGGATGCCCCAACCAGAAGCTGTGCGCTGCCGGCGCCACCGGCCCGGACCCGG cggaggcggcggcgctgcgggagcGGCTGCGGTGCGTGAAGCACGTGGTGCTGGTGCTGTCCGGCAAGGGCGGCGTGGGCAAGAGCACCTTCAGCGCCATCCTGGCCCACGGGCTGGCGGCGGACGAGAGCAAGCAG GTTGCTCTGCTGGACATAGACATCTGTGGGCCGTCGATCCCGAAGATGATGGGTCTGGAAGGCGAGCAG GTTCATCAGAGTGGATCTGGATGGTCACCAGTG TATGTTGAAGAAAACTTAGGTGTCATGTCAGTGGGGTTCTTGCTCGGTAGTCCTGATGATGCTGTCATCTGGagaggaccaaaaaaaaatg GGTTGATCAAGCAATTTCTTCGCGATGTGGACTGGGGTGAAATTGACTACCTAATAATAGATACACCTCCAGGAACGTCAGACGAACACTTGTCTATTGTGCAGTATCTCGGTGCATCACATGTAGATGGCGCTGTTATAATCACTACCCCTCAG GAATTATCACTTCAGGATGTTCGGAAGGAGATCAACTTCTGTCATAAAGTGAAACTGCCAATCATAGGTGTTGTGGAAAATATGAGTGGCTTTATATGTCCAAAATGTAAG AATGAATCTCAGATCTTTCCCCCGACTACTGGAGGTGCAGAGAAAATGTGCCAGAACTTAAATGTTTCCCTCCTGGGTAAAGTGCCTCTAGATCCTCAAATAG GAAAAAGTTGTGACAAAGGTCAGTCTTTCTTGTCTGAAGCACCTGAGTCTCCAGCTACATCATCTTACAGGAACATCATTCAGA